One genomic segment of Aquamicrobium lusatiense includes these proteins:
- a CDS encoding class I SAM-dependent DNA methyltransferase, with product MADPSSRNVIDLYDRNAAEWESLRGTTLTEQPWLSAFLAAMPVAGKEVLDIGCGSGVPVARWLIGQGCRVTGVDGAAALIDRARSAFPDHRWIVEDMRTLSLTDKFHGLVAWHSFFHLPPEDQPAMFGHFGRLSAPGAALMFTSGTTHGEAIGSFAGSPLYHASLDADEYRTLLARNGFTLLNHVGNDPACGGATIWLARREG from the coding sequence ATGGCTGACCCGTCTTCCCGCAATGTCATCGACCTTTACGACCGCAATGCTGCGGAATGGGAAAGCCTGCGCGGCACAACCCTGACGGAGCAGCCGTGGCTTTCGGCTTTTCTGGCGGCGATGCCCGTGGCTGGCAAGGAAGTGCTGGACATTGGCTGCGGCTCCGGCGTCCCCGTCGCGCGCTGGCTGATCGGACAGGGGTGCCGGGTGACCGGCGTGGATGGAGCGGCGGCGCTGATCGACCGGGCGAGATCGGCTTTCCCCGATCACCGCTGGATCGTCGAGGATATGCGCACCCTTTCATTGACGGACAAATTCCATGGGCTGGTTGCCTGGCACAGCTTCTTTCACCTTCCGCCGGAAGATCAGCCGGCGATGTTCGGGCATTTTGGCCGGCTCTCGGCGCCGGGGGCGGCACTGATGTTCACCAGCGGCACGACCCATGGCGAGGCAATCGGCAGCTTTGCAGGCAGTCCGCTTTATCACGCCAGCCTCGATGCGGACGAATACCGGACGCTGCTGGCCCGCAACGGATTTACCCTTCTGAATCATGTCGGGAATGATCCGGCTTGCGGTGGCGCGACCATTTGGCTTGCCAGAAGGGAAGGGTGA
- a CDS encoding ClbS/DfsB family four-helix bundle protein yields the protein MGIPLNKGELLKAINSRFDRLFADLERVDPAKAAERTMEGHVRDTLMSVCDLVAYLSGWNQLVLKWLERDAAGLPVDFPETGFKWNELGRLAGKFYADYEGIPYPQLLERLKTAKEEIVHAVEFRDDAELYGCAWYGKWTMGRMIQFNTSSPYANAHARLRKWRAAGGQAHG from the coding sequence ATGGGTATTCCGCTCAACAAGGGCGAATTGCTGAAGGCGATCAATTCGCGCTTCGACCGGCTTTTTGCCGATCTGGAGCGTGTAGATCCGGCGAAAGCCGCAGAACGCACCATGGAGGGCCATGTGCGGGACACGCTGATGAGCGTCTGCGATCTCGTGGCCTATCTCAGCGGATGGAACCAGCTGGTCCTGAAATGGCTGGAGCGGGATGCCGCCGGCCTGCCGGTCGATTTCCCGGAAACAGGTTTCAAATGGAACGAGCTTGGCCGGCTCGCCGGAAAATTCTACGCCGATTATGAAGGCATTCCCTATCCGCAGCTTCTGGAGCGGCTGAAAACCGCCAAGGAGGAGATCGTTCACGCCGTCGAATTCCGGGATGACGCCGAGCTTTACGGATGCGCCTGGTATGGCAAATGGACCATGGGACGGATGATCCAGTTCAACACGTCCTCGCCCTACGCCAACGCGCATGCCCGCCTGCGGAAATGGCGCGCGGCGGGCGGTCAGGCGCATGGCTGA
- a CDS encoding peroxiredoxin — protein MSLRINDTAPDFTADTTQGAIRFHEWIGDGYAVLFSHPKDFTPVCTTELGTMAGLEDEFAKRNAKIVGISVDPVESHERWKDDIRTVTGHAVNYPLIGDTDLKVAKLYDMLPAEAGDSCEGRTPADNATVRSVFVIGPDKKIKLILTYPMSTGRNFQEILRAIDSIQLTAKHQVATPADWKQGDDVIITAAVSNEDAVRRFGSYETILPYIRKTKQPAA, from the coding sequence ATGAGCCTTCGTATCAACGACACCGCGCCTGATTTCACGGCCGATACAACGCAGGGCGCAATCCGTTTTCATGAGTGGATCGGCGACGGCTATGCCGTGCTGTTTTCCCATCCGAAGGATTTCACGCCGGTCTGTACCACCGAACTCGGTACCATGGCCGGGCTTGAGGACGAGTTCGCAAAGCGGAATGCGAAGATCGTCGGCATCTCGGTCGATCCGGTGGAAAGCCATGAGCGCTGGAAGGACGACATCCGCACGGTGACCGGCCATGCGGTCAACTATCCGCTGATCGGCGACACCGATCTAAAGGTGGCCAAGCTCTACGACATGCTGCCAGCCGAGGCCGGCGACAGCTGCGAGGGGCGCACGCCCGCCGACAACGCCACGGTGCGCTCGGTGTTCGTCATCGGGCCGGACAAGAAGATCAAGCTGATCCTTACCTATCCGATGTCGACCGGCCGCAATTTCCAAGAGATCCTGCGCGCCATCGATTCCATCCAGCTCACTGCAAAGCATCAGGTGGCGACGCCGGCCGACTGGAAGCAGGGTGACGATGTCATCATCACCGCGGCCGTCTCCAATGAGGACGCGGTCAGGCGTTTCGGCTCCTACGAGACGATCCTGCCCTACATCCGCAAGACGAAGCAGCCGGCCGCCTGA
- a CDS encoding cell division protein ZapA, with protein MAQVTVSIDGKQYRMACDEGQEEHLIGLAERFDRYVLHLKESFGEIGDQRLTVMAGIMVMDELSELQKRLKGMESEIVTLRKTRDDALNKADKNDAALTGALGTLAGRMEMLAATLNTRKEEV; from the coding sequence ATGGCCCAGGTGACGGTTTCGATCGACGGCAAGCAATACCGGATGGCTTGCGACGAGGGTCAGGAAGAACACCTGATCGGTCTCGCCGAGCGTTTCGACCGCTATGTCCTCCATCTCAAGGAATCCTTCGGCGAAATCGGCGATCAGAGGCTGACGGTGATGGCCGGCATTATGGTGATGGACGAGCTGTCGGAATTGCAGAAGCGTCTCAAGGGCATGGAAAGCGAGATCGTGACATTGCGCAAGACGCGCGATGACGCCCTCAACAAGGCCGACAAGAACGACGCAGCCCTCACCGGTGCGCTGGGCACGCTCGCCGGGCGCATGGAAATGCTGGCCGCCACGCTGAACACGCGCAAGGAAGAGGTCTGA
- a CDS encoding DUF4164 domain-containing protein — MTGDTTLKEVIARLGKAMESLENAVAARLENERDYAEAEAEVQRMNADRSRLAQELDNSEARAERLEEANKEVSRRLVTAMETIRAVLDR; from the coding sequence ATGACCGGGGACACCACGCTCAAGGAGGTCATCGCCCGTCTGGGCAAGGCCATGGAAAGCCTCGAGAACGCGGTCGCAGCCCGGCTCGAAAATGAACGCGACTATGCCGAGGCGGAAGCCGAGGTGCAGCGGATGAACGCGGACCGTTCGCGGCTGGCGCAGGAACTCGACAATTCGGAAGCCCGCGCCGAGCGGCTCGAAGAAGCCAACAAGGAAGTGTCGCGGCGTCTGGTGACCGCTATGGAAACCATACGCGCGGTGCTGGACAGGTAG